A part of Parasegetibacter sp. NRK P23 genomic DNA contains:
- a CDS encoding phospholipase D family protein: MAKFLTGNELNLEVEKILETAESKILLISPFIKLHERYSSVLKTKIENHKLEIIIVFGKNEGDISRSMKKEDFDFFKSFPNIQIRYEKRLHAKYYANESAAILTSMNLYNYSQDNNIEAGVLTKVSLFGAIAGNLITNVTGELGLDDKAWEYFGRVIDQSELLFQKKPQYESAILGLSRKYIDSVIEIDKLTDFFSNKSAFDFSGRSSLTFDKKKSILTDNKDETRSGFCIRTGKPIAFNPRQPFCDEAFQSWAKFSNGDYPEKYCHFSGEDSKGETTKSKPILRRNWSEAKKTYGI, encoded by the coding sequence ATGGCTAAATTTTTAACAGGGAATGAATTAAATTTAGAAGTTGAGAAAATACTTGAAACAGCAGAAAGTAAAATTCTTCTCATTTCTCCGTTCATTAAATTGCATGAACGCTACTCTTCAGTTTTAAAGACTAAAATTGAAAACCATAAACTGGAGATCATAATTGTTTTTGGTAAGAACGAGGGAGATATATCTAGGAGTATGAAAAAAGAAGACTTCGACTTCTTCAAGTCTTTCCCAAATATTCAGATTCGATATGAAAAAAGACTGCATGCGAAATATTATGCAAATGAGAGCGCGGCCATTCTGACCTCAATGAATTTGTACAACTATTCTCAGGATAATAATATAGAGGCGGGGGTTTTGACAAAGGTAAGTTTATTTGGAGCCATTGCTGGAAATCTAATAACTAATGTTACTGGAGAACTGGGGCTTGATGATAAGGCGTGGGAATATTTTGGAAGAGTAATCGATCAATCTGAATTGCTCTTTCAAAAAAAGCCTCAATATGAATCAGCAATACTTGGATTATCAAGAAAGTATATAGACTCTGTAATTGAAATTGATAAACTGACGGATTTCTTTTCCAATAAGTCAGCTTTCGATTTTTCAGGCCGGAGCAGTTTAACTTTTGACAAGAAAAAAAGCATCCTTACTGACAATAAGGATGAAACTCGATCTGGCTTCTGCATTCGTACTGGAAAACCAATTGCTTTTAATCCAAGACAGCCATTTTGTGATGAGGCTTTTCAGAGTTGGGCCAAATTTAGCAATGGTGATTATCCGGAAAAGTATTGCCATTTTTCAGGTGAAGATTCGAAAGGGGAAACGACTAAATCTAAGCCGATTTTAAGACGTAATTGGAGCGAGGCTAAAAAGACTTATGGAATTTGA
- a CDS encoding AAA family ATPase: protein MLTKIALNKIASFKNLAALDTDKKINLIYGLNGTGKSTFSNYLHKQTDEKYKDCSIQGLDSSHDILVYNQAFIQDTFFESENLKGIFTLSKENKEAETKIANAQKEIQKLETEKEAKTKELEKENSAIFQKQEVAKNTVWKIKTDYSGGDRVLEFCLEGYKGSKDSLFSYVFQLTKPTSKPTKSIDDLKNDLQSISGDNAQKYSGLSQITFTPQNIESDTLFAKQIVGNENSTVSQLIKELGNSDWVKAGLQYLPTEPTEENSTCPFCQENTISATLVESIKNYFDASYEADINSLKGFLSNYSGAIQSIPNKSFFEANPKFDVFKKDFELKYIAFTKVIEDNRKLIEDKIKTPSIPLNLKSSIQSLQELNDVIKKINALILEHNKNIDQKESVKSNIKKIFWQVMRWDYDKTISSYNTDKNTSKSKTDTLDKIIKEYQTKIDTLNKAIADQQKQTVNIKEAIVNINTALIDLGITDFNIKHHSENLYKIARGENQDKIFRSLSEGEKMIISFLYFIELCRGKKEATETGKKKVVIIDDPISSLSHIYVFNVGRLIKNEFFGVKEIKKDPVTGEKITTWQYKYEQVFILTHSLYFFYEITETNHDVRKEVQKLFRLMKNENGSAFVPMNYEEIQNDYQAYWFIIKDDKQPAALIANCMRNIIEYFFNFVEKKDLNNFFAQAPLNSNKFQAFYRYINRESHSLGQNIFDFKEFNYADFKEAFAELFKAAGYEAHYKKMIK from the coding sequence ATGTTAACCAAGATAGCACTGAATAAGATAGCAAGCTTCAAAAATCTTGCAGCTTTGGACACTGACAAGAAGATAAACCTTATCTATGGTTTAAATGGAACAGGTAAGAGCACATTTTCGAATTATCTACACAAACAGACTGATGAAAAATATAAAGACTGCTCCATCCAAGGTTTAGACAGCAGTCACGATATACTTGTTTACAATCAGGCTTTCATCCAAGACACCTTTTTTGAATCAGAAAACTTGAAAGGCATCTTTACATTATCAAAAGAAAATAAAGAAGCGGAAACTAAAATTGCAAACGCTCAAAAGGAAATTCAAAAGTTAGAAACGGAAAAGGAAGCAAAAACCAAAGAACTTGAAAAAGAAAATTCAGCAATATTTCAAAAGCAAGAAGTCGCAAAAAATACAGTATGGAAAATTAAAACTGACTACAGCGGTGGGGACAGGGTTCTTGAATTTTGTTTAGAAGGCTACAAAGGTTCAAAAGATTCCCTTTTTAGCTATGTTTTTCAATTAACAAAACCAACTTCTAAGCCAACCAAAAGTATAGACGATTTAAAAAATGATTTGCAGTCTATTTCAGGGGACAATGCCCAAAAGTATAGTGGCTTATCTCAAATAACATTTACACCTCAAAATATAGAATCGGACACTTTATTTGCCAAACAAATCGTAGGCAATGAAAATAGTACAGTATCGCAATTAATTAAGGAACTTGGAAATTCTGACTGGGTAAAAGCTGGATTGCAGTATTTACCGACAGAACCTACCGAAGAAAATTCAACATGCCCTTTTTGCCAAGAGAATACTATTTCAGCGACATTAGTTGAAAGCATTAAGAACTATTTTGACGCTTCTTACGAAGCTGATATAAATTCCTTAAAAGGTTTTTTATCTAATTATTCTGGGGCAATTCAATCAATTCCAAACAAATCCTTTTTTGAAGCAAATCCAAAGTTTGACGTATTCAAAAAAGATTTTGAACTTAAGTACATCGCATTTACCAAAGTAATTGAAGACAATAGGAAACTTATTGAGGATAAAATTAAAACTCCGAGTATTCCATTAAATCTCAAAAGTTCAATCCAGAGCCTTCAAGAACTAAATGATGTAATTAAAAAGATAAATGCCCTTATATTAGAGCATAATAAAAATATTGACCAAAAGGAATCGGTAAAATCAAATATTAAAAAGATCTTTTGGCAAGTTATGCGTTGGGATTATGACAAAACAATTAGTTCTTATAATACTGACAAGAATACATCAAAAAGCAAGACTGACACACTTGATAAAATCATTAAAGAGTATCAGACTAAAATTGACACCCTAAATAAAGCTATTGCTGACCAGCAGAAGCAAACTGTTAATATTAAAGAAGCGATAGTAAATATCAACACCGCCTTAATTGATTTGGGCATCACCGATTTTAATATAAAACATCATTCCGAGAATCTATATAAAATAGCACGAGGAGAAAATCAAGATAAAATCTTCCGTTCTTTAAGTGAAGGTGAAAAAATGATTATTAGCTTCCTTTACTTCATTGAACTTTGCAGAGGGAAAAAGGAAGCTACTGAAACGGGTAAAAAGAAAGTGGTTATTATTGATGACCCTATTTCAAGTTTGTCTCATATTTATGTATTTAATGTGGGACGTTTAATTAAAAACGAATTCTTCGGAGTAAAAGAAATAAAAAAAGATCCAGTTACAGGAGAAAAAATTACTACTTGGCAATATAAGTATGAGCAGGTATTTATCTTGACACACAGCTTGTATTTCTTTTATGAAATCACAGAAACAAATCATGACGTTAGAAAAGAAGTACAGAAACTATTTCGGCTGATGAAAAATGAAAATGGAAGTGCATTTGTGCCGATGAATTATGAAGAGATTCAGAATGATTATCAGGCCTATTGGTTCATAATTAAAGATGACAAACAACCAGCGGCCTTGATTGCAAATTGTATGAGAAATATTATTGAATACTTCTTCAATTTTGTAGAAAAGAAAGACTTGAATAATTTTTTCGCCCAAGCCCCATTGAACAGTAATAAATTTCAAGCGTTCTATCGGTACATCAATAGAGAGTCTCATTCACTCGGACAAAACATTTTTGACTTTAAAGAGTTTAATTATGCCGACTTTAAAGAGGCTTTTGCAGAATTGTTCAAGGCTGCAGGCTACGAAGCTCATTATAAGAAAATGATTAAGTGA